The Candidatus Nitrosymbiomonas proteolyticus genome has a segment encoding these proteins:
- a CDS encoding 2-isopropylmalate synthase, whose product MSQRVYVFDTTLRDGEQSPGVRLSTVEKLEIGRQLVRLGVDVIEAGFPISSPGDFEACQTLACELKGVTICGLTRARDRDIEVAGEALKGAERPRIHTGLGVSDNHLQFKLKMSRDEALEAGVQAVKLARQFADDVEYFMEDSGRADRDYVYRVVENVIAAGATVVNVPDTTGYTYPEEYRSLIQGIIENVPNSDNAIFSCHCHNDLGMATANTLGGVLGGARQVEVTVNGIGERAGNTSLEEVVMALVIRKDYFDCETGIDSRLLLDTSKLVSRLTGMMVQRNKAVVGANAYAHSSGIHQDGVLKERTTYEIIDPHLVGAEKSEIILTARSGRHGLKHRLAEMGFSFSESRFEDIYEEFLKVADEKKEVTSEDLQELVGAS is encoded by the coding sequence TCGGCCGGCAACTCGTGCGACTCGGAGTCGACGTCATCGAAGCAGGGTTCCCCATCAGTTCCCCGGGCGACTTCGAGGCGTGCCAAACCCTCGCCTGTGAGCTCAAGGGGGTAACGATTTGCGGCCTGACCCGTGCGCGAGACAGGGACATCGAGGTAGCGGGCGAAGCGCTGAAAGGTGCGGAAAGGCCACGCATCCATACCGGGCTCGGAGTCTCCGACAACCATCTTCAATTCAAGCTAAAGATGAGCCGAGACGAGGCCCTTGAAGCCGGGGTGCAGGCCGTCAAGCTCGCGCGCCAATTCGCCGACGACGTGGAGTACTTCATGGAGGATTCAGGCCGAGCCGATCGCGACTATGTCTATCGCGTCGTCGAAAACGTCATCGCAGCGGGAGCGACGGTCGTCAATGTTCCCGACACCACCGGCTACACCTATCCCGAGGAGTACCGCTCACTGATCCAGGGCATCATCGAAAACGTCCCCAACAGCGACAATGCGATCTTCTCGTGCCATTGCCACAACGACCTCGGAATGGCGACCGCCAACACCCTCGGCGGCGTTCTCGGCGGCGCGAGGCAGGTCGAGGTGACGGTCAACGGCATCGGCGAGCGGGCTGGAAACACCTCGCTCGAAGAGGTCGTGATGGCGCTCGTGATCCGCAAGGACTACTTCGACTGCGAGACCGGCATCGATTCACGGCTGCTCCTCGACACCTCCAAGCTCGTCTCCCGACTGACCGGGATGATGGTTCAGCGCAACAAGGCGGTAGTCGGCGCGAACGCTTACGCTCACTCGAGCGGGATTCACCAAGACGGGGTTCTAAAGGAGCGGACCACCTACGAGATCATCGATCCCCACCTCGTCGGCGCGGAAAAGAGCGAGATCATCCTGACGGCGCGGTCGGGTCGCCACGGCCTCAAGCATCGGCTCGCGGAGATGGGGTTCAGCTTCAGCGAGAGCCGCTTCGAGGACATCTACGAAGAGTTCCTCAAGGTAGCGGACGAGAAGAAAGAGGTCACGTCCGAGGACTTGCAGGAACTCGTAGGGGCGAGCTAG